The Fibrobacter sp. UWEL nucleotide sequence TGAGGAGGGAAATATGGTTGTTTCAGACATCAATAAATTCTTCGATAAGTTGGGTCGAAAGCAAATCAAGTATCGGTGGCCAATACTGTTGGCCATTTTTCTATTCACTGTAATTTCATGCATTGGCCTGGGCCAGTTGAAATTGTCTGCCAACGAAGAAAACTGGTTTGACAACTGGGATTCTATAAAAGAAGACACAGATCGTTTCAAGGAGATTTTCGGCAACGACGATTACTTCTCCTTGATGGTGCGGGCCAACGATGTGATGGCCCCCGAAGTTCTCAAGGCCATTGATCGTGTTAGCAAGCGATTGGAAGAAGAAATACCTTACGCAGATAAGGTAGTCTCCTTGACCAGGCATCTTTCTATTCCGGTGGCCAACGACGAAGGCTTTGAAATTATCGACCCTTTCGAAAAAGGAATTCCTGAGGATGCGGATTCCTTGAAGGCTAAGGTGGACTTGATTATGAGCCGCGCATCATTGGTGAACAATGTGGTTTCTGATGACCGTAAGGAATGCTGGCTTATATTGTCTTTTTTGCCTTATGAAGGGGGTCTGGAATTTGCCACCCAAAATATTACTCCGAAAATTCGTGACGTTGTTTATTCCGAAGAATTTAAAAGCGACAAGTATGATTTTCTACCCGCTGGCATGAGCTATACTGAAATGGAGGAAGATGAGGCTGCTGGCAGTGAATGTGCCGTACGCGTCGGCCTGGGCTTCCTTGTCATGTTGATTTGCTTGATTGCCTTTGTCCGTTCCTTGCGAGGCGTGGTCGTTCCTGCGGTTTCTACCATTTTTGCCATTGCTTCGGTGATGGGAATTAATGGTTGGCTGGGCCTCATTGGTGACAGCAATATGGTGGCCTTGCCGGTTCTCTTGGGCATGGCTCTTTCCGTTGGTTACTCCGTCCATTATATTAATTCATTCCGCCAAAAGTTCAGGGTTTCGGGCTTGCGTATGGAATCTGCCATCGGCGCTGTTGAAGAAACGGGCTGGCCCATCTTCTTTACTGTGTTGACCACTATGGTGTCCCTCCTTTCTTTCCTCTTTGCGGGTATTAAGCCCATTCGTTGGATTGGCGGAATTTCTGCGGCCATAGTCTTTATGGTCTTTGTCTATGTCATGGTTTTGATTCCTATTCTGATGAGCTTTGGTAAAAATGGAACTCCTGATTCCGGAGCAGTCCTTGCCAAGGGTGCCACCAAGGTTGACTTGGGATTTAGAAAGTTGGCTTTGAGAGTGTGCCGTCGTTCCGCTTCTGTGGCTGTAATTCTTGGGGCGTTTATAATCCTGCAGATTCCCGGTGCCATGAATATTGATGTGAATATGGATTACACCAAAACGATGGGCGCTAAGATACCCTATGTTGCCCGTTTGCTGGATATGCTTGATGGAAAACTGGGAAGCTTGTATAGTTACGATGTGATGATTGAATTCCCGGAGAATGATGCGTTGAAAAATCCTGAGAACATGCTTGCGATAGAAAAGTTGGAAACAGCTCTAGGAGCCCTAAGCTTGACCAAGATTTCTGGCGATAGTCCTAGAATCACATCTGTTACCCAGATGGTGAAAGAGATTAATCGAACTCTTAACGGAGATTCCCTGGAGTACTACAAGATTCCTGAAGATACGGATATGTTGACCCAGCTCTTGTTCCTTTATGAAATTTCCGATGGGGATGCGCTCTTTGATAAAATCGATGAAGATTACAAGACTCTTTACATTCATGTGGAAATGTCTGGTTACGATGCCAATGAAATCGTAGCAAATATGGATTCCATCTACAAATTCACGGAAGAAATCCTGCCTAACGCCAAGACTTCTGTAGTAGGCGAAGTTATGAATTACGCCACCATGAACGGTCGCTTGGTAAAGGGACTTTTGCGTTCCTTTGCGGGTTCCTTCGTGATGATCGCCATCCTTATGATTCTTGCCTTTGGCAGTGTGACTGCTGGCCTTATCGGTATGATTCCTAATGTGGCTCCAGTGTTTGTCATCGGCGGGATTATGGGCTATTTTGAAATGCCGCTGGATATGATTACCATGATTGTGATGCCCATGATCTTGGGTATCGCAGTGGATGACACGATCCATATGACAAACCATATTAAGTATGAACTGGAACGAGCTGGTGGATTTAGTCATGAATGCTACAGAAAGGCAATTTGCACTACATTCCAGAGCATTGGCAAGACTTTGACCATGACCACGATCATTCTTTGCACCATGTTCTTTGTCTTTGTGTTCAGCCCAATGAATGCCCTCTCTAGAATCGGAATTCTTTCTATTGCAGGCTTATTTGCGGCCTTGATTGCGGACTACACTTTGACTCCTGCGTTAATCTACATGTTCCGTCCATTTCACAAGAAGAAAAATAAACAAGGAGAAGAAAAATGAAGAAGATATTTGTAACAACCGTATTGGCGTTATCCACTATGATTTTTGCTGTGGAACTTACTGGTCGTGACATTATGGTGAAGGTGGACCAGGTTCCCGAAGGAGATACCCGTTATTCCGAATTGGAAATGAAATTGATTAGCAAGAACGGCAGCGTTCGTGAACGTAAAATAACCTCCTTTGCCATGGACGAAGGAAAGGTGACGAAGCAAGTGATGTTTTTTACTTATCCAAAGGATGTAAAGGGCACCGGGTTCTTGACTGTGGACTACGACGAAGCGGGAAAGCCTGATGACCAGTGGCTTTATCTACCTGCCATGAAGAAGACTCGTCGCATTAGTGGCAGCAGCTCCAAGACCGATTACTTCATGGGTTCCGACTTTACTTACGATGACATTGGTGAACGTAATGTAGATGAGGATAATCACAAGTACCTTCGAGATGAAAGGATGGAAGGAGTGGACTGCTACGTAGTGGAATCTACGCCCAAGAATCCTGCAGACGAAGTTTTCTCCAAGAAAATTGTATGGATCCGTAAGGATATTTTGAAGGTGGTGAAGGTGGATTATTTTGATAAAATGGGAAATCTCCAGCGCAAGTTCGTAACCGGTGACATCAAGCAAATTGATGGTTTCTGGACTATTGGAAAAATGCACGTGGATAACGTGCAGACAGGCCATTCTACGGAACTGATATTCAACAACGTAAAGTACAATATTAAGGTAGATGCCAAGACGTTTACGGTGAATAAACTGGAACGGGGCCTGTAAAATGAAAGCCTTCAAATTCATGTTGATTTTGGGAGTGTTTCTTTTGACGTTTGCTCAGGAGGAATCACCTTTTCAATTTAACGGTTTTGTAGATTCCTACCATGCCCTGCAACGTGAATACCCTCATGACTGGATTTCTTCTCGCACACGCGTTCGCGGTGAATTGAAGGGATCCTACGATAACGCTTCTTTTTTTGTAAGCGCGAACGCTGTGTACAATAAAATCCTTGAAAGCGAAAACGGTTTCAGCCTGAACGAAGCCTATTTGGATTATGCCAATGATTTTATTCAGGTGAAGGTGGGTAAGCAAATTGTGGTCTGGGGCGTGGCCGATGAATCCCGCGTGACAGACCTGATTTCGCCTTTGGATTACACCGAATTTATTGCAAACGATTATGACGATATCCGTATGGCGATAAATGCGGCCGATTTCAAGTTCCTGGGAAGTTTCTTTGAAGCCGAAATGATTTTTGTACCTGTGGCTAGTTTCGATAAACTGCCTACGGATTCCAAGAATCCTTGGCGCGTTCGAATTCCCGAAAATATGGAACTGCAGTTGGAAACGCCTGAGGCTCGTATCAAGAATTGCGAATATGGCAGCCGTCTGCGATTCTTTACGGAATATCTGGATTTCTCGTTGACAGCATTGCACACATTTAATAAGACTCCTGTGACTTATGCCGAGATAGATTCCTTGGGAAGTGTTAGCCTTGTGGGCGTTTACGAGAGTATGACGGTGCTGGGTGGGGATGTGTCCATCCCGCTAGACGCTTTTGTTATTCGCGGGGAGGCTGCGGAATACTTTGACGAGGCCATCGCCCATAAGAATGGCATGGGCTACAGTCGAAAGAATACGTTTAATGGCGTCTTAGGCGTTGACTGGAACGGCCCTCATGACTGGACGTTGATGGCTCAGTATAGCTACAAGTACACTGGGGAACATTTGTCCTCCGCCAGTTTCCAAATTGCAAAATCCTTGCTGGGTAGCACCTTGGAATTATCCGTTTCCGGCCAGTATGACATTAGCGATAAAGGCTTTTTCGGAAGAGCAGCGGCCCAGTATGCCCTCAATGATCAAATTACACTGTACCTAGGTTACGACCACATCTTTGGGGATGACGGATTCTTCGGAATGTACAAACACAACTCTGAATTCTGGGCCAAGGGAAAGTTCTTTTTCTAAAAGGAGTGCTTGCTTCGAAAAGTTAGTTAGGTAAACAAAGTTAGAATTTCTAACAAAATTAGGGCGTCTAACTTAGTTGTTTACTAACTAACTTAGTTAGCTTGAACCTAAGTAGAACCTGGCTTAGAAGACGGTTGCTTTACTTTGTGTGTAATTTGCTTTTTTTATTTAAAACTCTAAATTATAACATAAGCGGGGATTGTCCTGCGCAAAAATAAGGAGCATTCTTATGTCTATTTTCAAAAATGAAAAGTTCTGGTTGGTTATTGCTGGCGCGGTTGGCTCTGCCGTTACCAAGAAGGTTCTCAAGGCCAAGAAGACTCGTGAACTTGCAGTAACTGGTCTTGCACACGGCATGAAATTTACTGCCGACGCCAAGGCTACCTTCCAGGATATGAAGGATGAAGCTAGCGACATTTGCAACGATGCAAAGTCCGAAGCTGGTCTCGACAAATAATTGTCCCTACAAGTAATCTTGCGTAGGTAAGTTTATGAAGTTCAGAATCGTTTACGATCAGCCGGGACGTATCCGTTTCCGCTGTGGGCCATACGCCTTTGAACCTGAGTTTGAAGGGCGTATCCACAAGGCTTGCGTAGGGTTATCCTGCGTCAAATCTGCGGTAGTTCATAGCGCCAATGGCGGCATTTTGCTGGATTACGTAGAGGATGCAGCAAATCGCCAGACGATTTTGAATTTCATTGCTTTATTGAATCCTAAGGATTTGCCAGAAGTGGATCCGGAAACGGATTTTCAGTTGCAGTCTCTGGATGACAATTTCCAGAACAACCTGTGCAAAATGATTGCCCGTCGCTATCTGATGCGATGGTTTGTTCCGCTGCCCATCCGTACGGCAATTACCGTTTTTCGCGGCCTCAAATATGTGGCCAAGGGTTTGTCGACACTGGCAAGCGGGCATTTGACGGTCGATGTCTTGGACGGTGCCGCCATCGGTGCGTCCATGCTCCAGAAAAATTACGAGTCTGCAGGTACGGTCATGTTCCTGCTAGGTGTTTCTGGCTTGCTGGAGGACTACACCAAGGCACGTACCCGCACGGCACTTACAGGCAGCCTTGCGGTTAAGGTGGACAAGGTCTGGGTCGTAAAGGATGGCGTAGACACGTTAGTGGATCTGAAGAATGTTCAGGTGGATGACATGGTCCGCATCCGTTCCGGTGCCATGATTCCTGTGGACGGAACCGTCGTTGAAGGCGAAGCTTTTGTCAACGAATCTACCATGACAGGGGAATCCAGGGCTGTTCTCAAGAATGAAGGGAAAACTGTTTTCGCAGGCACCATTTTGGACGAAGGTTCCATTGTGGTGAAGGTCCGTGCGGTAAATGGCAATACCAAAATCCAGAAGATTATTGAGCTGATTGACCATAGCGAAGATCTGAAGGCTGGTATCCAGAGCCGTGCGGAACATTTGGCGGATCGCATTGTTCCCTTCAGTTTCCTTGGCTTTGGATTGACGCTCCTGTTTACTCGAAACATTACCAAGGCCGTTTCCATCTTGATGGTGGATTATTCCTGTGCCATTAAGCTTTCCACTCCCATTTCTGTTATTTCTGCACTGCGGGAAGCCGCGGACAGGAATATGACGGTAAAGGGAGGCAAGTATCTAGAAGAATTCGCCCTGGCAGATACCATCGTTTTCGATAAAACCGGAACCTTGACCAAGGCGGAACCGAAACTTCAGAAGGTGATTGCCTTTGATGGTCGCGCTGAAGATGAAATCTTGAAAATAGCAGCCTGCATTGAGGAACATTTCCCCCACAGTATGGCTCGCGCTATTGTAAACGGTGCTGCGGAACGTGGCATCGACCACGCCGAAGAACATGCGGATGTGAAGTACATTGTGGCCCATGGCATTGCAACTGCCTTGAATGGCGAACGCGCTGTTATCGGTAGCAGACATTTTGTGATAGAAGACGAATGCGTGACCATGACGGCGGAACAGCAATCCCGCATTGATTCCGAGGGCGGTGCTGCTTCTGTCATTTACCTGGGCATTGGCGGAAAGTTGGCCGGTGTTCTGTGCATTAGCGATCCCCCGCGAGAAGAGGCTGCCGTGGCTATCAAGCGCCTGCGGGAAACGGGCATCAAGAATGTGGTCATGATAACAGGCGATAGCCACAAGGCTGCAGAACGTACCGCTCAAATTCTTGGGATAGACACGTTCTACGCGCAGGTTTTGCCCGAAGATAAGCACAATTATGTGGAACGCATGAAAGCAGAAGGCAAGCGGGTGATTATGGTGGGGGACGGTATCAACGATGCTCCCGCCCTGGCTGCAGCCAATGTTTCTGTTGCCATGAGTGACGCTTCTGATATTGCCCGAGAAACTGCGGACGTAACTCTCCGAGGAGAAAATCTAGAAGATTTGGCAGAACTTCGCGTTCTTAGCCAAAAGTTGATGAATCGAATTCAGACCAACTACAAGTTCATCGTCGCCTTTAATACGGGGCTACTTGCGGGCGGTTTCTTCGGATTTCTTTCTCCCACCACGTCGGCATTCTTGCACAATGCTTCAACCATGGCCATATGCGCCAAGAGCATGACGAAACTGAGAACCTAATTATTTCTGCATCGTGCAGATGGCAGTTCCTGCCTTAATTAATTCTTCCCAGTTTTCTAATGCGACTTTAACTACGTCGGGATCGTACATGATTCCGGCGTTCTTTTCAATTTCTGAACGGCATATAGAAACGTCCATTCCCTTGCGATAGGGACGATCTGAAATCATGGCGTCGATGGAATCGGCGATTGCGATAATTCTTGAACCCAGGGGAATGTTTGCGCCGGACAGACCATCGGGATAACCTTTACCGCCCCAGCGTTCGTGGTGTCCGCGTACAATGATGGCTACGTCCTCAAATAGCTTTGCCTTCCGTAAAATTTCGTAACCTTGCAAAGAATGGGATTTCATGATTTCCCATTCTTCATCATTCAATCGTCCTGCTTTTAAAAGAACGTCATCTCGGATACCGATTTTCCCAACGTCATGCAAGTGTGCCGAAATATGGAATAGTTCTTCCTGATCGCCTGAAATGCCAAGGAACTTGCATAGGGCTTCCACCATTTCCGCTACGCGGGAGGAATGGAAACTGGTGTAGGAATCTCTTGCTTCCAGGGCGGAAACGACGCACAAGATTAAGTCATGGTATTGAGATAAGGCTGACATGTGACCCTCCTTCCGATGACTTAAAGTTAGTTAAAGCTAACTATTTTGTAAATACATTCCCATCATTTTCTTTGTGTTTGCTTTTTTAGTCAAGCAGCGTCATTCGGCTGATCGTTATGTTTGTTGCATCTACGCCGTTTTCTGGGGCACTGAGTTCTAACATATGTTTCTCTTGGGGGTCAAAATTAGTGAACTGCTCTTTTAATTCATCCCATAGCACAAATACAACCCTTTGATTTCCCTTACCAACTTCGCGTTCAGCATAATTGTTTGTTCTTTTGTTGCTTTTTTCGTACTGGGTAAGTGACAGCAGGAAATAGTTGTCTGAAGAATATTCCATGCAGAAACCATGGGCATTTGCTAGTTCTTGCTTAATAGCTTCTTCATTATCGGGAGTTGCGGAATTGCCTCCCGACAATGTAATATCGTATTTGTCGTTGGATGGAGTTATTCTGCCTATTGGTCCTGTGGATGACCAGATGGTGAATGCATTGAAGATACTTCTGCCCTTTGGGAAAATTTCCGAGCGTCGCATTTGAAATGAACATCGGAATTCAATGTTGTGATTTTATGAATGGTTATAGAGCTATTGCTTGAATGGCTGGTAAAATTGATTGATTCTACCTTTTCTATTGAAAATCCGTCTGACACGCCATTGTCTTTTTGTTTCTCCATCAAACCTTCATTTTCATTCCATGACCACCTGAATGAACTTTTTACACCATTTGTACTTGGCTTTTCTTTGTAAATTAAGGAGGCTTCAAGTCCAACAAATGGACTGACTACATCTGCGCTTATACTTCCTTCGCTAGAGTATTCTACGCAGAAACCGCCCCAAGATTGAATGTTCACGGGTTTGTCTTCTGTTGCCAACTGCATCGCCAAAGAGCCGCTTTGAGAAAGATTTGATGTTATACCATTAGAACTAGCCTCTTTTTCGGAAAGGGGATCGTATACTACGAATCCATATCCAAAAACATTATAATTTGGAGCTTCAGAAGCATCGTAAATTATTGAACCTTTACAAGGAGTTGTATCGAGGGTGGGGCTATTGGCGCTCGTGTCTACCTCAGCGATGGTCGTAATCCTGGAAATGACCATGTTTATTTCATCGGAGAAGTCAAAAAAGAACTTTCTAAAATCATTGAATGAAATATTTTCTTTATATGCAGGGTCGTCCCATTTGATTTCTTTGAAATTGTCGTTTGCAGATAGATTGACCTTTTCTGTTTTTTCGCTGTCGCCAAGATAAAGAGAAACGTCTTTGTCCGTTGTATATTCTATGCAAATGCCTTCCCATGATGAAACGTCGTAACTTCCGTTCCATCGGAAGCCTGCGTAATCTTTTTCTTCTGAGCTTGAAAAAACAATTCCACGTTCGTTTTCTGGCAAAGTTGAGGAATAATCTGACCTAAAAAACTGCAAATCAAACCCTAGTTTTCCTTGCACTTTGTAATCATAAATAACGGTTCCGCCCTTGCAAAGGTTCTCTTGGTCTGCGACGCTGCTGGAACTGCTCTTACTGCTGGAAGAATCGGCATCGTCGTTGCCCTTGCTGGAAGAACTGAGTTTGCTGTCGCTGCTGCCGTCGTCGTCACCATTGTCGCTGTCGCTAGAAATTTCTGCGAAGGCGTTACCATTGTCATACTTGTCCTGAAAGTCGTCCAGGTAGTCGGTGCAGGCTACAAGTGCGACGAGGGTGGTTGCGAGGACTAGGTGGTTCAATTTCATATCATCCTCTCCTTAGAAAAGCAGTGTGACGCCTACGCCTACAAGGCCCACGGCGGCTATACCAAAACCAACGGCGCGCAACGTCTGTGCGTTTTCAATCTTATCACAACGGTCGTCGTATTCTTTACGGGTAAGCGTTTTCTTTTCGCTTTCCTTCTTGGCCTTGCTGTTGAAGACTGCGGCCATGACGCCACCGCCAATCATGACAGCCCCTGCGATAGCGGGCGGAATCCAGGATTTCTTGCTTCCCTTGTCCTGTGCGGAAGCGTCCTTGGCTGCATCGCTGGCGGCAGTGTTCTTGCCGTTTTCCTGTTCCGTTGAGTCTGCCACAGAGGGCACTAGGGCAGTGGAATCTCTGGATGCTAATTTCTTGACGATGGGGGCGGGCTTAGTAGAATCGCCGACAATGGCGTTGGAGGTGATTTCTCCCTTTACCTTGGCACGGTTGATCGCTTTCTTGTTGCCCCAGAACCAACGGCCCATAAGGTCCTTTTCCTGGTAGGCGGCGGTGAATTCTACGCGGCCTCTAAAGTTCTGCATTTTTCCGCTGGTACCTAAAGGCAGCTGAACTTGTTGGTCCAGAATGTTGACGATCACATGGGAAAAGTTTCTGCCGGTAGGTAAGGATGCCACGTTAAAGAGCTCCGCACCGTTTAGGTAATAAGCTCCTGCCACGTTCTTGTTAAGGTCTAAGTAAAAGTCCAGATATTCCGGTTCAAGAACGATTTTCACGTTGGCGCTGCTCTTTTCCAGGGAATCGTTTATGACGTTGATCCGGTCTACGAAAAGAGGTGCAAATTCATCGCGAGCCTTTCGGACGACGACTTCGCCGCACTTATCTACCCAGCGGTCCAGCAGGCTTTTCTGCTGGTTCATTAAGACCTCATCGTAGTACAAGTTGAAATCGTAGGTGGCGTCAAATGCACCTTCCAAGTCAAGAGGTTCCAGGTCCACGTTGCCGCTCAGTTTCAAAAGCCTATCCTTGGATACCAGAATGCCTCCAAGTGCATTTGCACAAACTTGAATCTGCTCCGTTCTTTCCGCCAGGGAGTTTCCCATCTTTACGGTACTCAGTCGCACTTCGCCGGTTACTTCCATGTACTGGTTTTCAAATTCGGGAAGGTCGATGGAATAGAAATGTCCGCATTCCTCGTCCAACACGTCGTTGATGGAAATCATGGAGCAGCGGTCGTTCATCTCGGCGATTTTCTTTGCCCGGGAGAGCAAATTGTCCAGCTGGGGATTTTCTGCACCCATCTCCAGCTTGAGACTTTCCAGGTTTCGCTGCAGGTTTTGCAGTTCGCTGGGATCCTTGACGAACACGGAGACGGTCTGGCTTGCAAAAGAAGCCATGGCCAGAGCGCTTACAATTTTTGCGACTTTAAAAAAGCTCATATCCAAAAACCACGATGCTTGAGTTGGCCCAAAACAAATCCCTCAAATACGAATTTAATAAAAATGGGCGAAGGTTGCGAAACGTTCGAAATCTTCGGGGGTGGTTAGCTTGTCGTTCATGGCGGCGCCCTTCACGATATAGACCGGTTCGCCAAAAAATTCCAGGATGCTAGCCTCGTCGGTGGGGACAAAGTTCAGGGGCTCTGCGGCAATTCGTTTGTACAAAGTCTTAAGTACGTCAATGCGGGCGGCCTGTGGGGTCTGGGCCATCCAGACGGTATTGCGGTCGATGGTTTTCTGGACTTGTCCGTCAACGGCAATTTTAATGGTATCTACGGCGGGTTTTGCCACCAGGCAAGCACCCTTCTCCACAAGAGTGCGGCAGACGTCCAGAATGATTTCCCTGCTGATGAAGGGGCGGGCAACGTCATGTACGAGAACGTACTTTGCGGAACTGGTCAGGGCGTTGACGCCATTTTCTACGGACTGCCAGCGTTCTGCACCGCCCACAACAATTTTCAGCTTGGCCCGCATTTCTGGAGTGAGGCTGGCGCAGTTCTTGTCTGCTGCCGATCCGAAAAGCTCGTTTTCAAAATGGCTTTTCCAGTCGGCAGGTACGGCCATGACGACTTCGGCAATTTCGTCCATCTGCAGGAAGGTTTCCAGACAGTAGCGATACACTGGCTTGCCGCCCATGAGCATCAGCTGCTTGGGGATGTTTCCGCCCATACGCTTGCCTAAGCCACCTGCGGGCAAAACCACTGCAAACTTCTTATCCATAAAAACCGCCTGAAAGAGCTTGATGAAATGTGTGCTACAAGGTAGAAAATGTTTATGGTTCAGCAATTTTCTTTTGGACAATTTTCTTGTTTAAATCTTTTTACGAAAATAATTCAAATAAATCCACCCATTAGAACGTGTATAGAAATAGGTGGGAGGTTCTCTCTTGCCTAGCCTTGACAGGCTTATGTCTATAACTTATCTTAAGGAGGTGGTATTTGCCCACGCTTTTAAAAATTTTTGGTTTAAGGTTCTTTTTCTATTCAGCAGAGCATGAACCCGTTCACATTCATGTC carries:
- a CDS encoding RND family transporter; protein product: MVVSDINKFFDKLGRKQIKYRWPILLAIFLFTVISCIGLGQLKLSANEENWFDNWDSIKEDTDRFKEIFGNDDYFSLMVRANDVMAPEVLKAIDRVSKRLEEEIPYADKVVSLTRHLSIPVANDEGFEIIDPFEKGIPEDADSLKAKVDLIMSRASLVNNVVSDDRKECWLILSFLPYEGGLEFATQNITPKIRDVVYSEEFKSDKYDFLPAGMSYTEMEEDEAAGSECAVRVGLGFLVMLICLIAFVRSLRGVVVPAVSTIFAIASVMGINGWLGLIGDSNMVALPVLLGMALSVGYSVHYINSFRQKFRVSGLRMESAIGAVEETGWPIFFTVLTTMVSLLSFLFAGIKPIRWIGGISAAIVFMVFVYVMVLIPILMSFGKNGTPDSGAVLAKGATKVDLGFRKLALRVCRRSASVAVILGAFIILQIPGAMNIDVNMDYTKTMGAKIPYVARLLDMLDGKLGSLYSYDVMIEFPENDALKNPENMLAIEKLETALGALSLTKISGDSPRITSVTQMVKEINRTLNGDSLEYYKIPEDTDMLTQLLFLYEISDGDALFDKIDEDYKTLYIHVEMSGYDANEIVANMDSIYKFTEEILPNAKTSVVGEVMNYATMNGRLVKGLLRSFAGSFVMIAILMILAFGSVTAGLIGMIPNVAPVFVIGGIMGYFEMPLDMITMIVMPMILGIAVDDTIHMTNHIKYELERAGGFSHECYRKAICTTFQSIGKTLTMTTIILCTMFFVFVFSPMNALSRIGILSIAGLFAALIADYTLTPALIYMFRPFHKKKNKQGEEK
- a CDS encoding outer membrane lipoprotein-sorting protein; this encodes MKKIFVTTVLALSTMIFAVELTGRDIMVKVDQVPEGDTRYSELEMKLISKNGSVRERKITSFAMDEGKVTKQVMFFTYPKDVKGTGFLTVDYDEAGKPDDQWLYLPAMKKTRRISGSSSKTDYFMGSDFTYDDIGERNVDEDNHKYLRDERMEGVDCYVVESTPKNPADEVFSKKIVWIRKDILKVVKVDYFDKMGNLQRKFVTGDIKQIDGFWTIGKMHVDNVQTGHSTELIFNNVKYNIKVDAKTFTVNKLERGL
- a CDS encoding DUF1302 family protein; the encoded protein is MKAFKFMLILGVFLLTFAQEESPFQFNGFVDSYHALQREYPHDWISSRTRVRGELKGSYDNASFFVSANAVYNKILESENGFSLNEAYLDYANDFIQVKVGKQIVVWGVADESRVTDLISPLDYTEFIANDYDDIRMAINAADFKFLGSFFEAEMIFVPVASFDKLPTDSKNPWRVRIPENMELQLETPEARIKNCEYGSRLRFFTEYLDFSLTALHTFNKTPVTYAEIDSLGSVSLVGVYESMTVLGGDVSIPLDAFVIRGEAAEYFDEAIAHKNGMGYSRKNTFNGVLGVDWNGPHDWTLMAQYSYKYTGEHLSSASFQIAKSLLGSTLELSVSGQYDISDKGFFGRAAAQYALNDQITLYLGYDHIFGDDGFFGMYKHNSEFWAKGKFFF
- a CDS encoding DUF1490 domain-containing protein; the protein is MSIFKNEKFWLVIAGAVGSAVTKKVLKAKKTRELAVTGLAHGMKFTADAKATFQDMKDEASDICNDAKSEAGLDK
- a CDS encoding heavy metal translocating P-type ATPase; the protein is MKFRIVYDQPGRIRFRCGPYAFEPEFEGRIHKACVGLSCVKSAVVHSANGGILLDYVEDAANRQTILNFIALLNPKDLPEVDPETDFQLQSLDDNFQNNLCKMIARRYLMRWFVPLPIRTAITVFRGLKYVAKGLSTLASGHLTVDVLDGAAIGASMLQKNYESAGTVMFLLGVSGLLEDYTKARTRTALTGSLAVKVDKVWVVKDGVDTLVDLKNVQVDDMVRIRSGAMIPVDGTVVEGEAFVNESTMTGESRAVLKNEGKTVFAGTILDEGSIVVKVRAVNGNTKIQKIIELIDHSEDLKAGIQSRAEHLADRIVPFSFLGFGLTLLFTRNITKAVSILMVDYSCAIKLSTPISVISALREAADRNMTVKGGKYLEEFALADTIVFDKTGTLTKAEPKLQKVIAFDGRAEDEILKIAACIEEHFPHSMARAIVNGAAERGIDHAEEHADVKYIVAHGIATALNGERAVIGSRHFVIEDECVTMTAEQQSRIDSEGGAASVIYLGIGGKLAGVLCISDPPREEAAVAIKRLRETGIKNVVMITGDSHKAAERTAQILGIDTFYAQVLPEDKHNYVERMKAEGKRVIMVGDGINDAPALAAANVSVAMSDASDIARETADVTLRGENLEDLAELRVLSQKLMNRIQTNYKFIVAFNTGLLAGGFFGFLSPTTSAFLHNASTMAICAKSMTKLRT
- a CDS encoding HD-GYP domain-containing protein yields the protein MSALSQYHDLILCVVSALEARDSYTSFHSSRVAEMVEALCKFLGISGDQEELFHISAHLHDVGKIGIRDDVLLKAGRLNDEEWEIMKSHSLQGYEILRKAKLFEDVAIIVRGHHERWGGKGYPDGLSGANIPLGSRIIAIADSIDAMISDRPYRKGMDVSICRSEIEKNAGIMYDPDVVKVALENWEELIKAGTAICTMQK
- the ispD gene encoding 2-C-methyl-D-erythritol 4-phosphate cytidylyltransferase, yielding MDKKFAVVLPAGGLGKRMGGNIPKQLMLMGGKPVYRYCLETFLQMDEIAEVVMAVPADWKSHFENELFGSAADKNCASLTPEMRAKLKIVVGGAERWQSVENGVNALTSSAKYVLVHDVARPFISREIILDVCRTLVEKGACLVAKPAVDTIKIAVDGQVQKTIDRNTVWMAQTPQAARIDVLKTLYKRIAAEPLNFVPTDEASILEFFGEPVYIVKGAAMNDKLTTPEDFERFATFAHFY